GGGGCTAGCGTGCAGGAAATGCAGATGCTTCAAGAGAAAAATTGCAAGATTGTCGATACGACTTGCCCTTGGGTTGCTAAAGTCTGGAATACTGTCGAAAAGCACAAGAAAAGTGAGTATACGTCGATTATTCACGGCAAGTACAACCACGAAGAAACCATCGCCACCAGTTCTTTTGCAAATAAGTATTTAGTCGTGCTAAACATGGCACAAGCCGAATATGTGTGCAATTACATCTTGAATGGTGGTAATCGCGACGAATTTATGGCAAAATTCAGCCGTGCTTGTTCGGCAGGATTCAATCCCGATACAGATCTCGAAAAAGTTGGGATTGCCAACCAAACCACCATGCTCAAAAGCGAAACCGAGCAAATCGGCAAACTATTCGAGCGCACAATGATGCGAAAGTACGGTCCCGATACGCTAAACCAACACTTTATCAGCTTTAACACCATCTGCGATGCTACCCAAGAACGGCAAGACGCGATGTTTCAATTAGTCGAAGAAAAGTTAGACCTGATGGTGGTGATTGGTGGTTTCAACTCTTCTAACACGACTCACTTACAAGAAATCGCGATCGAGCATCAAATTCCCTCATATCATATTGACAGTGCCAACCGCATC
This genomic stretch from Scytonema millei VB511283 harbors:
- a CDS encoding 4-hydroxy-3-methylbut-2-enyl diphosphate reductase: MDTKAFKRSLQHSENYHRKGFGHEAEVSEMLQSEYQSNLVQQIRDNGYTLQQGDVTIRLAEAFGFCWGVERAVAMAYETRQHFPTQRIWITNEIIHNPSVNQRLQEMQVGFIPVIAGVKDFSVVESGDVAILPAFGASVQEMQMLQEKNCKIVDTTCPWVAKVWNTVEKHKKSEYTSIIHGKYNHEETIATSSFANKYLVVLNMAQAEYVCNYILNGGNRDEFMAKFSRACSAGFNPDTDLEKVGIANQTTMLKSETEQIGKLFERTMMRKYGPDTLNQHFISFNTICDATQERQDAMFQLVEEKLDLMVVIGGFNSSNTTHLQEIAIEHQIPSYHIDSANRIGTANQIEHRLLSGEIVATENWLPSGKITVGITSGASTPDKVVADVVEKIFALKM